The DNA window ACGGCCACGCGTTAGCTGGCTACGGCAGCGTCCTCGTCGAAGTAGCGGGCGGGACGCTCGGCGACCGTCTCTTCCGAGCACGACAACCCTTTGACGCGATGCTGGCAGCAGCCGAAGCGACTGCCGACGGGTCGCTGTATACCGTCGACACAGCTCGTGTGGACGAACTTCCTGAAGCGGGCACCGATGTTGGAATAGAAGAGGACGGCGCAGAGTAATCGCTACGCACCGGAACCGACAACCCCCCGAGAGGGTAGCAGTACCCCCGTCGATCGATTACCAGTCGTTGAGATCGAATCGAGACGAATTACGACATACGGACCGTATTCGACACCGAGAGTGAACAGCGAAGATCAGTGCAGGTCGGGGAGATACTCGGCGTTCGCGGCGAGCAGGTCGTCGACCATCTCGTCGATCGTCTCGAGATCGAGCGCGGCCGCCGTCAGCGGATCGAGTTTCACGGCCTGTCGCAGGGCAGTCTCGTCCCGATCGAGGATCGCGTCGACGGCGCGTTCCTGGACGGCGATATTCGAACGGTTCAACGCCGCGAGCTGCGGGGGAAGATTACCGACGGAACAGGGATGAATTCCCCGCCCGTCGACGAGACACGGAACCTCGACGCAGGCGTCGGTCGGCAGGTTCGCGATCGCGTCGGTGTCGTTTCTGACGTTGAGATTCATCCGGCGGGTTTCGTCGGTTTCGATCGAGTGGATGACTCGGGATCCGTAGTCGGCGGAGCGCTCGAGGGCGACGTCGTCCTCGGTTACCTCGAACTCGTCCTCCTCGAGGGCCGGCTGGTAAGACTGCCAGTGCTCCAGATACCGTCCCGTCGGCATCCACTCGACGGTGTAGTGGCCGAAGTCTTCGTCCGGCGTCAACTCCTCGATGAGGTCGTCATCCGTCCGGAAGTACGGGAGGTACTCGCTCAGGTGGTGGCTCGATTCGGTAATGAACGCGCCGAAGTGCTCCATCACGTCGAATCGGACCGGATCCTGCTCGTAGACGTCAGGATCGGACGCAGCCTCGCGGAGCGCCGGATAGCAATCCTCGCCGTCGCGTTCTAACTCGAGGTACCACGCCATGTGGTTGATACCGGCGACCCAGTGCTCGATGTCGTCGCTCGAGACGTCGAGGTAGCGGCCGATAGCCTCGGTCGTGTGCTGGACGCTGTGACAGAGCCCGACGACGTCGACGTCAGTCGCTTCGTCGACCGCCCAGCAGAGCATCGCCATCGGGTTGGTGTAGTTCAGCAGGAGCGCGTCGGGGCACAGCTCCTCCATATCGCGAGCGATGTCGAGGACCGTCGGCGCAGTCCGCAGGGCGCGGAAGACCCCACCGGGGCCCAGCGTATCGCCGACGGCTTGTTTCACGCCGTACGCCTCGGGGATACGGATCTCGTTCTCGAACGGTTCTTCGCCGCCGACGTTGATCATATTCAGCACGTAGTCGGCTCCCTCGAGGGCCTCGCGTCGATCCGTCGTGGTTCGGATGTCACCCGGAAGGTCGTGGTGGTCGACGACCGCCTCGCCGACTTCGGCCGTCCGCTCGAGCCGCTGCGGATCGATATCCATCAGCGTGATCGTGCTGTCTTGCAAGCGGTCGAACGAGTAGATGTCCGTCAGCAGGTTCGTTGCGAAGACGACGCTCCCGGCGCCGATGAAGGTAATGTTCGTCATTAGAACCCCTCAACTGCGGTGAGACGAAGTTGTTGCTCCGAACGACCGCCTCGAGAAGCCGTCTGGGTACTGTTCGGGGACGTGCGAGCAGTGTCGGTCAGTCGTGGACGACACTGACGACGATGCTGAATCGGCATGAATCAACGATGACTCTTGTCGGTAATAAACTCTTGCCAATTGATTCCACGGAACGTGCCGACTACACAGTTGACGGTCGACCGGAGGGAAACTGCCGGTCAGCAACTGTCCCGTTTGAGCGGTTCTACGTTACTCACGGAGGACCGATACGTCGAAGACCGGCTTACAGGTCCCGCCCTCGAGGAACGTCTCGAAGGCCTCGTCGGCCTCGAGCAGGTTAAAGCGGTCGTCGATAAACGTCTCGGCGTCAACGTCGCCCGTGTCGATCAGGCGCAGCGCATTCTCGAAGTCCTCGTACTTCGACGCGTAGGAACACTGCAGGTCGATTTCCGACCGGACGAGCGGCGAGTAGGGCATCGTCGTCTCGCCGGTCTGACCGACGAGGACGATCTGGCCGCCCTTTCGGACCTCATTGACGGCCGACGGCAGCCCCGACGGGTGGCCCGTCGTGTCGAAGACGACGTCGTAGCCGATGCCGTCGGTTAATTCGTCGCGGACGGCGTCGAGCTCGTCGTCGGCCACGTTGATCGTCTCGAAGCCGAGTTCCTCGGCGAGCGGGAGGCGATACTCGGCGTCCTGACCGACGCCGCTGACGACGACCTCGGCGCCCTGTGCGCGGGCGATCTGAGCGGTGAGGAGTCCGATCGGACCGGGTCCCTCGACGAGGACTCGCGTCCCGGCGCGTACGCGAGAGTTCTGGATGACCGCTCGCGCGCCGATGCTGGTCGGTTCGACCATCGCCGCGTGTTGCTGGTCGACCCCGT is part of the Halopiger aswanensis genome and encodes:
- the melA gene encoding alpha-galactosidase; translated protein: MTNITFIGAGSVVFATNLLTDIYSFDRLQDSTITLMDIDPQRLERTAEVGEAVVDHHDLPGDIRTTTDRREALEGADYVLNMINVGGEEPFENEIRIPEAYGVKQAVGDTLGPGGVFRALRTAPTVLDIARDMEELCPDALLLNYTNPMAMLCWAVDEATDVDVVGLCHSVQHTTEAIGRYLDVSSDDIEHWVAGINHMAWYLELERDGEDCYPALREAASDPDVYEQDPVRFDVMEHFGAFITESSHHLSEYLPYFRTDDDLIEELTPDEDFGHYTVEWMPTGRYLEHWQSYQPALEEDEFEVTEDDVALERSADYGSRVIHSIETDETRRMNLNVRNDTDAIANLPTDACVEVPCLVDGRGIHPCSVGNLPPQLAALNRSNIAVQERAVDAILDRDETALRQAVKLDPLTAAALDLETIDEMVDDLLAANAEYLPDLH
- a CDS encoding zinc-dependent alcohol dehydrogenase translates to MRGLAKTAREHGAMELVDRDRPDPAPDEALIEVDYAGLCGSDAGIYEFESAFERMELPTIIGHEYSGRVVQVGDAVTKFSVGDRVVERPIRGCGDCYQCEIGESNVCQNAVITGVDHNGAYEPYIAVPEDALHPVPDGVDQQHAAMVEPTSIGARAVIQNSRVRAGTRVLVEGPGPIGLLTAQIARAQGAEVVVSGVGQDAEYRLPLAEELGFETINVADDELDAVRDELTDGIGYDVVFDTTGHPSGLPSAVNEVRKGGQIVLVGQTGETTMPYSPLVRSEIDLQCSYASKYEDFENALRLIDTGDVDAETFIDDRFNLLEADEAFETFLEGGTCKPVFDVSVLRE